A single Triticum dicoccoides isolate Atlit2015 ecotype Zavitan chromosome 2A, WEW_v2.0, whole genome shotgun sequence DNA region contains:
- the LOC119355983 gene encoding E3 ubiquitin-protein ligase RHA1B-like produces the protein MGFPVGYSELLLPKQLLHLLLLLGYLRRFLLWAFDAVGLGDLLDLGDEHLPQDHARADHAAAAAQLLQHRRPEFRPVTAMVIEEVLPVVRFDELEAAACVDGDCAVCLSGIGGGDEVRRLSNCRHAFHRGCLDRWMEHDQRTCPLCRAPLIPDEMAGALWAAAAGVPDASDFDFFYLGAASAPATPTLLRPHELLLTGLGGYQ, from the coding sequence ATGGGCTTCCCGGTCGGCTACTCCGAGCTTCTGCTCCCCAAGCAgctgctccacctcctcctcctgctcggTTACCTCCGCCGCTTCCTCCTCTGGGCCTTCGACGCCGTCGGCCTCGGCGACCTGCTGGATCTCGGGGACGAGCACCTGCCGCAGGACCACGCGCGCGCCGACCACGCCGCCGCGGCGGCGCAGCTGCTGCAGCACCGGCGGCCCGAGTTCCGGCCCGTCACGGCCATGGTCATCGAGGAGGTGCTCCCCGTGGTGCGGTTCGACGAGCTGGAGGCCGCGGCGTGCGTCGACGGGGACTGCGCCGTGTGCCTCAGCGGcatcggcggcggcgacgaggtgcGGCGGCTCAGCAACTGCCGCCACGCCTTCCACCGGGGCTGCCTGGACCGCTGGATGGAGCACGACCAGCGCACCTGCCCGCTCTGCCGCGCGCCGCTCATCCCCGACGAGATGGCCGGCGCGCTctgggccgccgccgccggcgtgcCCGACGCCTCCGACTTCGACTTCTTCTACCTGGGCGCCGCCTCGGCGCCGGCCACCCCGACGCTGCTGCGGCCGCACGAGCTGCTGCTCACCGGCCTGGGCGGCTACCAGTGA